One Salvia miltiorrhiza cultivar Shanhuang (shh) chromosome 6, IMPLAD_Smil_shh, whole genome shotgun sequence genomic window, tctccgagtcttgacgccttctgatggttctccaatgatgttctcctttgagtggagttcaaaccatcttcgatacttcttgatttcttcaggggaaggtggggcttcttcagtcagaatggctctggggtgttgagcaccttctggagcaggggagagttgagctggggcggcttctgcgcgttcaactcgaaCTTCAGCGATTTGGGtttccccttgactgatgccgtctgcattggctccagtctgaacttcagacctttggttgattttctgatactgaagcatttcagcatcttcatctttgccaggtcaCCACAcgaagacagtagagggctcgatgttgtggctttcagctttggaaccttcagcgatctgaatatccttttcagcatcttgttccctgaaaccatctgtagactcatcaaagatcacatgaggtgttttttctacacaaagagtttgagtattgaacgctcgataggctttgcttgaacgttctgttccagagtatccaaggaagactcctggatcagccttgctatcgaaagtgttcaacctcttcttatcattattgtgtatgaaacacttagaaccgaaagcatgaaagtaggcaatcgatggctttctgttcttccataactcgtatggagttcttccatgtctctgagtaaGAAATGagcgattttgcgtgtagcatgcgttgttgactgcttcggcccaaaacttcaatgggagttttgactcggctagcatcgtccttgctgcttcctttagagaccggtttcttctttctgcaactccgttctgctgtggagttcttgctgcagaagtttgatgactgattccttgttcatcacaatacttacgaacgacagtattgaggaactcagtcccacgatctgatctgatgttgatgatgttgacttccttttcaacgctcagtcttctcagcagctttggcagttcctccagtgtctctttcttcttgaagaggaagataacccaagtgtatcgtgaataatcatcaacgactactaaggtatacttcctaccgttgtagcttcttggagtgatcgggccaaacagatccatgtgaagtagatgcagaatccttccagaggagtgtcctgactttgacttgaatgatgtccgagtctgctttcctctgaggcatgcttcacattcttgcttcttctggaacacaatagaaggaagaccttctaccagttgatgtttagcaagtttgttgatcgtcttgaagttgagatggttgagtctcttgtgccatagccaactgagctccgagctgctcttgctgatgaggcacgtttctggtgggctgtcttcccaagaaacaacgtagagactcccttgtctgaatcctttcagaaccaccttcttctgattgttaggtccggggggtctcgaataggtgtatggggggagggaatacacctataggctatttttacaacaatctaccgacctcaatcagagggatctcagtcagagattaaagcgaaactttacatgcaaacaagacacctgttttaccgaaattagttttgaccaacagggttgacgactgatactgaaagttcttcagtaaagagttatcagttaagtcactggaacttaactgatccacgtaagggcttcagtcgtgtttgcaaagatagagatgatatcactcttccttactatcagaggatagttcagtcagattgatatcatacgcagcggaaattaaacttagtttcgaatagcctcggtggagcagatagttggattaaggtttctctttcctgttagtcagtgttcagttttatcaattgaaatcaCACAAGTATTGAATGTAAAgatgaaagttgtaaataacacagagacttttacgtggttcggaacaacccttttctacatccacggctggttgatcagaccaacaatccactccgcaagtgcttgcctggtgcactgcaaaccgtacccatgtgcttgcctggtgcacacaacagtaaactgaagataaactctcttcagcacccacacacctcgcgtaggatttccctgctaagcacacctcgtgctcagactttccactcagagttcagagtaccttcctgaactccgaatcactcaaacactcttatggaggagaggtttaaacgagtgccaactatacttacaaagaacaagttctttgaagcaagtttgacctttggcttctgggtaaatagatatatgcctagggtctaagagaatgtatgtaatcagtagagactgattttggctttggaattctcttcttcgattcaagctttgggcggttaagctttaggctgagtagcaatttcggcagagcttcagcttatgtcgttgaatcggtgaagattgaagtgatcctcgagcgctatttgtaggagaactcttgaatagatccgttggcgtaaatcgtcctcaagatttcttccgttggagagcaattcgaatttgggctgaggattcaatcttcgaggttccttgtctgtgtggaaacggctctctttgatggacatgagaagtgacatctctgaaaagtaaccaccagataggaatgacctctgcagagataagatattgtgatatctctgcatttaatgcggctgtacttgtgcgtacgtggcttcctctgaacgttggaagatcagtcctaggaggaatgttcaactgatacttgactttagtatcagtccattgcgcgcattaaataatcagtcttcaactgattcttcaactgatacttcagttggtaactccagtcttcagtcttcattcttcattcttcagtcttcagtcttcgacaccgcgactaaactagaaacgaactctaacacttgagttcaaaacgattctagtctattacaactaagtcctatgatttttggtatcatcaaaacaagggttaggatattccacaaggttcccaacatatatatatatatatatatatatatatatatatatatatatatatatatctcgggTAGGGATCCATAGAGAATTACTATATAGTTAAGAATAGAGAATAAGTATATACCATTGGATCTGTAGAATCCGACGGCCATCAATTAGCGTGTTTGAATTATTTAAAACATTGCATATTCATTAAAAACGAACTTTTAATTCAAATAGGGGTAAATATGTAAGTTTCGTTGAAATGGTAACTACTCTATCCCTATTTCACCGCCATTCACGACGGCTGAAACTTGGTAAGGTTTGTGtgctttaaatttttttttcaaatattcaTAAACAATTTAACAATCTGCAATCGTTAATCTTAATTTTTCGTGGGTCAAATTTGCAGGtaattttgttaaataattTGCAAGGAATTTTCGTGGGTCAATTTTCGTGAATAATATTATTGATATCTGATTCAGAATTCTAAAAatatcactactagaaaaacgctcatagataacggattttatccgttatctatgagcaaaaaaagcgttgtgtatagtggtgttatctattataggtgtcatacacaacggtttaaaaaccgttatctatgaagggaaaagataacagtacaaccacacatacataacggttataaaaccgttatctatgaagggaaaagataacagtacaaccacacatacataacggttataaaaccgttatctatattgattatacataacggttttcgactgttatgtattataatttatccgttatctattccataatatatattttttcatattatagttaacagttttttatactttttataacggtttaaaccgttatctttgtaagaaaaagataacggttttcgactgttatgtattagaattaatccgttatgtattatataatatttcttttttctcataacatagttaacagttttttatactttttataacggtttaaaccgttatctttgtaagatatagataacggttttccactgttatgtattagaatttatccgttatgtattatataatattttttttccatattatagttaacagttttttatactttttataacagtttaaaccgttatctttgtaaggcatagataacggttttttgtaccttttataacgattttaaccattatctttaatatttaatatttttttctcaatttttatgttatttatataaagaaataaataaataactttaaaacaacaaaatgataaaatcaacaataacaatattatatattatccaAAATATTCGTACATTATCATCCgaatgaaccaagtatcaagtacatatgatcattgcatatttcgattcaaaattgaaagtaccaactatcttatagctaaaacaaaaatctatcatattATGTGTTCTAGCACCAAGTCCTCAAGAACTTGTTGAGATTGCACTGGAGGGTGAAAGCCAACAAAAAACCCAGAAAACAGCTTACTTCCTATCACTGAGCAGATCGAAGAGTTTCCCCCCATATATCTCAAAGAAGCTGACAAACAACTGAAAGCCTTGGTTCCTGTAGGTATGATGAATGAGCCTCAAGATGTCTCTCACTGCTCTAAGGGGCAGTGGCTTCATTGTATATGTTTTGCCACTTCCTGATAAATTAGAGATTGATGAAATTTTGAATAGGAGAAAGTAAACACAAAAAAGGGATGCAGAAACTAATGATGAcatcaaagaaaaagaaaaaggtttTATCAagacttttctttttgggttctGGTTGAGTTTAGATACTAAAATCATTTCAAGATTGATACTCTACATAGAGGAAATTAAAACAAGTCAGACAACAAATAGAAAGTATACAGCACACAATTCCACCTGATTATAGGATAGCAAGTTATTACCTGTTTGCCCATAAGCAAAGCAAGTAGCTTTCGTACGTTGGAAAATTATGGGAATGATAGGCTCTACAGTTTCATGATATACCTAAAGAAATTAAATGTGAGCCAGAATTAAGTAAATACTATTACAGTACAAGATCCACTTCAGGTTAATATAGATTCATTTCATGGGATATAATTACCTCATCATTTGACACTTCTTCGTTTAGTACAGCATCAAATACAAATTCATGTTTCTCCAAATATTCTGTTAGGTCAACCTGCAGCACATTAAGACTCAAAAGTctcaaatttatgaaaaatgagtATACAGATTATACCAGTTGAATAGGCAAGGAATGACCCTGTCTAATTAACATTTGATTGGAGAAACGGTCATTTAAGGAAGGAGTTTCCCATAGAGTTCATATAGGAAAACTTGAGACTCAAAAGTctcaaatttatgaaaaatgggTATGCAGAATGACCCTGTCTAAACATTTGATGGAGAAACAgtcatttgaaaaataatatcaCAAAAACCTACTTCTTCTTCACCACCATACAGCTCATCTAATGCCTTTTTCATATCTTCTTTTGTCACTCGTTCATCATCAAACTTATACCTGAGAGACATTTAGGATTATTTGTTGTATGCAATTCAAAAACAAAAACCATTTACATGATGTGtccataaaatattaatttgccCGATCATTACTGGAGATATTACTATCCTATATATAAAGAAACGAGGGAGAATGATGATTGAGAATTCCACCAACCAGCCAGTTAATCTGAGCTTCTGCATACAAAATATATGTCCTCCATGACCATCCTACCATTTGGGTTAATAaagaaataatattatgaatcataaaacaGGAATTCCTTACATCCTGTAGGAACCTGCTCAAGCATTGCATGCCACGACACGGGATTCCCTGCTAATGTGCTAATGCACCTTGTACCAGAGCATCTTCATCCATGCACTTCAAGTTCTGATACTGGAGTTGGTGCAGCGCTGGGCTGCATTCAACCAAATGTAATTGCAAAGAAGCTGTGAAATTCTTGAACTTGGATACACCCTAAATGACAAGATACCAACAGTCAAAATATGAACAAACAAAGTTGCACttctataaattatataaacCGACATCAGAGCCTAAGCCATACACGCAGAAGATCGGCCATCAGAGTTCCTCTGCCCGGTCCAAGCTCGACTAGGTTGATCCTATCAGGCTGTCCCATTTGCTCCCATAGGCACACTGCCCAAACACCAATCAACTGAAGGAACACAGCCAGATTATTGAGCATCATATGCAAACTGCATTAACTACTCCACAACTACTTCATCTAAGCCATTAATCTTGCTAGAGTGGTGAAAATTCTATTGCTTAAGCCATTAAAATACAGAGGCAAACAATAACAATCATCAAAACTGATATTGCTTATAATCATTAAAACTATAGAACTGAAAAATGACCTCTCCAAACATCTGGCTGACTTCCGGGGACGTAATGAAGTCCCCCTTGGCTCCAAAGTCCAAAAACATCACGATTCATGTAAAATCCGGCTTTCGGATTTGTTAAAACTTCCTCCATGTACTCAGCAACTGGAATGGTAGAAAATCTCATCATCGGTCAGTGTATAGAGGTTACGTACTCTTCTATCAGCATCAGGTGACAGGTATTTGCCATCATCTCTATCAAGATCAAGTTGAAGAGGGAACTCATAGTGATCATTTATCTGTCATTGACATCAAGAAATTAGGTTACTCACCTGTACAGTTGTTCGGAAATATAAAGTGCAAAGACTACAAAGTACAAATGCACCAGCAATCACAGCTAAAACAggtactaaaataaaaaattcatatacAACAATGAAATGGAAGCGCAGATTACTTGAGCGAAGCTCACGGGCAAGTACTTGAAGCTCACGGGCAAGTACTTGAGCGAGATGTTGCCGCTGACAACGGAAGAGCAGAAAATCAAGCTGAGTAATAAGCAAGACTCACAAAGATTCGAGTAAAATTCATCACACAGCTATACACATTATACAATAACAGAGTAAAATTTGAAACAAATTCAAGCAAATTTGAAATTCTAATTCCAAAAACTTCCTACTGTAATTCTAATTCTGAAAGAGAGGGCTTACCGTGTGTGTGCGGTGTGCATGAGTTGCCAGTGGACAGACGGACGGCGGTCTGAAAAGGAAGCGGCGCGGCAGATCGTGGAGGCGCGCGAAGACTGGAGTCTGGAAAACCCTAACCCATCTTTCTGACCCGTTTCTTCTCTTCATCACAGCTAGGGTTTGAAAACCACAAATCCCAAATATGAAAATCCATGAATTAATCCCAAATTTGCAAATTTATAACATATAAAAATTAGAAGAACAATATTAGAGAAGAGAAATGACATAGCGGGATTAAAAGTCAAGCAATAGAAACCATGGCCACAAATCTAGGATTTGGCGTCAATATTCCAGGAGCAGGCGGTGCAAGTCAGAGCGAGGCCGACCGAGGTGGAGCGAGGCAGAGCTTGCTGGCAGGGTGGACGGAGGCTCACAAAGGAGGCGTGAACGGAGGCAGACCGGAGGTACGGCGGACCTGGGGAAAGCAGACGGAGGCGCAGAAGACCAGGGCACGACAGACTGGAGTAGTGGAGTGGCGgacaagagagaaagagagtgttAGGGTTTGGTTAGGTGGGGAATTATACGCTGATTTTGGGGCAGACGGAGGCAGACCGAGGGCGCGATGGACTGGGGGAGCTGGATGAAGGCGCGGTAGATCGGGGGCGCGGCGGACTCGGGGAAGGCGCGGCGGACTCGGATTTGGGGGGAGGCGAAGGTTAGGGCtgataatattttcaaattttaggaaccgaaatctttttcttttttcttttgtttaatttttattattcaattttgGGTATTTAGGTTTCTAATAATATTttcagattttatttaagtgttatttaataaaaaaaatgttatgagtttttttttttatttctcaaaGTCTATATTTAGGAATAAATTCACATTTTAGGATAaacaatttatttgttattttttaatataatataatataatataatataatataatattattttaaaaaaattaacaaaaaaaattatacataacagtttttagagacgctcatacataacggttcaaaaaccgttgtaaatgactcttatacataacggttctttaacgttataaataaaccgttataaaagatggtcatagataacggtggcacaacggttttgtaataccgttatgtatgcaactaatagataacgcaaaaacataacgcatttgttcaaaccgttatctatgcatatagacaacactacatagataacggatttttcgaaaaccgttatctattcctaaaagtgcgctcatacataacggtttttgaaaaaaaccgttatctatgcactgttatgtatgtaaacttttgtagtagtgtatttaacataaaatatttcaaacaagcgtaaaaaaattacgaacatctaaataaaatattcgaatttttcttccgacataaaatatttaacttaaaacatttcgaacaagcgtaaaaaaaattagaatatttaattacgaacatctaaaataaaatattctaattttttttgctgacataaaatatttaacaaagaACTTTTCAAAGAAGCCTAACAAAATTACGAAcgtctaaataaaatatttgaatttttttgtcacataaaatatttaacatagaacttttcgaacaagcataataaaattacgaacatctaaataaaatatccAAGTTTTTCTTgctgacataaaatattttgttcaGTGATTTATAAAAATGGATTAGCATGAAGCTTTTCGAATGAACGTCATAAAATTATAAACATTCGAGTAAAGAAGTCTGAATATtgatatttgattgagaattgtaaaaatatttaacataattttttttgaataagcgtaacaaaattacgaacatttaaataaattattcgaatattttttatgaatatgGTGTAAGAGTTTACTGAATAAGTAACATTTatacgaataaatcaataagtTATACtgaataaataatataataatatgaaaaaatcTACTAATATTTTGAATATTCAATTACATATTTTTACCACATCAACAAATGGAGGATGATCGAGTAAGCAAAAATGATAATTCTTCAAAATGTAATgtaaacatatataaataacGTATTGAACTGAAAAACTTGATTAAAACAAATTGAAAACAAATTATGCTTAATGTAAACCTAGGTATTAAAAGCGgctaaaaaataagtaaaaaactaaaaaaatatatatgaaatttaaCTACCTAAAATATCAAGATTCGGTCAACTATGATTGCATATTGGGCGGTTACAATTTAAAAGCCAATTACTAAGACACCCTTTCGTATAATAATctatttcattaaattgaattatCAAAACCGTCGGATCATCCATATCTAAGGGTGGATattaattctctattctctaaaaaAGATGTATTCTCTATggatccattctctctctctctctctctctctctatatatatatatatatatatatagagggaggGTCATGTGAGAATGACATATTTTTATGACACCTAAGAATTAATCATAGCCATCTAATTTGTGAATCTAACGGCTGGATATGCTATTCACATTCAACCTATAAATATATGCTTAAAGGGTAATTATGTATTTCATCAATTCACCAAATCTGTTACTTTCCTTATTTCATGCAAATGATATCACATAATTATGGTATTTTACGTGTTGGTCAAACAAACATATCTTTGAATCTAACCCACTAACTCACGAAAATATGTTTGTgattttatcttttattaataaaaatttcaaAGCCATTTAGAACATGTAACTTACGCATAGTTTTAACAATGTCTGACGAAGGTTAGTAATCGGTTGTTCATGTCTTAATTCCATCATCATTTGTTGCTTAATTATTTACGTGGATCTCAGTTTTCTTTTATATTCTTTAAATTGTTTTGTTTTCAACACTTGAATTCTAATGTTTTAATTCACTTTGAATGTTTTATGAGTTTGATTCACATAACAATTACTAAGTTTGATTTAAAAGTGAATTCCACTTTCATGTTCTTAGTAATCGGTTGTTCATGAGTTTGATTCACATAACAATGTTCTTAGTGTTCATGTGAATATAAAAGTGAATTCTGATTGTTCAGGCAACAAATGAGGATGAAAAGTTAAATCAGACTGAGTTTGATTCAAGTGTCGAACAACAAAAGTGAATTCTAATTGGATTAAATGTTTCATGAgtttgattcttattttatgtaattttaaataCCTTTATGGTCATTCGAATATTTTTATCGGCAAAGTTGTTCAATCATTGCGTATAGTTTTATTCAGCAAAACAATGAATGTAATTATTCATGTTGTTGTTGCTCATATTCATGTTATTCACACCCCAATCATATTCATGTTGTTCATTCGAACACAGTAAGAATCTCAAAATAGAATTATTCACATGAACAACATTCATGCCCATTCTTTCTATGTTCACATGTTTAAGTGTTAAACAATGGaacatattaaaaaatttcaacatatatttattcataaccACATGCGAGCAAATTAGAACAACCAATATGCATAAATTAGATTCCAATTTGTCAAATGTAATAACGGGTCTTTGACCTATAGAAAAATggcctaaaacataaaaattgttTAATGTCTAACACTTATTCATGAAAATTGAGTTGTATCATCCAAGCAAGACGTAGTTAGCATTGAAGTTGCTATTCTTGCACAACTCCAGACAATGTGCAGCCGCATATTTCAGCAGCTTCCCCCTCACATCATTGAACTCGCAACTCAAAATTGTGCCACAATATTAAACTCGCATACAGCTCATATGACATGGAGACGATGACGACATTCCACACTTCCAACTTGTTGAACCATCTCCCATAAAAGTCTCCAAATGGCGCATGAGGTATAACCCTGTGAAAAATTAGGCATAGTAATGAAAAATCGATGTATATTGAAACATGAACAAATCTCGAATTAAACTCAGAGCAATATTTATATTCGTTTTTAGCCATGCATAATGATgaatattttttcttacgctATATTCATCGAACATTATATACATGAACAATTCAAAATACTATTCAAACGTAATATATTCATAGCTATAGTAATCAACGAACAACTCCATAACATATTCATGTTTACACTAAATATTCACACAAGTACAACGCATATCCAAATTATGTTCATGCACAAAATGAAACGAACAAATactgatattttttttaagcgCAAATACTGGTATATTTATACAACCAAAAAATCACTCATGAACAACTCACATGAATAAGGCTTGCTCGTATTCATAGTTATACTCCTAGTATATTCCAGACATTAACAACACAAGTTTATATTCAAACTCATTTTATTCATGGAAGAAAGAAGTCATGAACAAAGCAAACTCCAGATTCAAACCCATAATATTCATGTCAAATATCGAACATGCATGAACAAATACTTTCATGAACAAAACATCTAAGCACATGAACAATAAAATATTCTTCTTACGACAATGGCCCGAATAAGCATTTTTCCCAGTGAAACCCGACACTGTCTGCATCTgcacaattaattaaaatatgttcGTCGAAAAAAATCccctttaaattaaaatatctcAGCGGTAAACAATTCCTATTCACGTCGCCAGAAATCCACAAAATAATATTCAGAGAGGTGTAAAATACATACATTCATAGAAGATGAGTCGCCGGATGTTGGATCGACCAACCTTTGACCTCCGCGTCGATGAACAGCGGCGTTCTAAGGATGAGTCGCCGGATGTTGGATCTTGGAAAAACTTCTTATTCCTCGATAATGGCAGACGAATTCTATGAGGAAGAAGGGGTAAATCTGCGTTTTAGAAGGGGCAAATCCCAATCAAGTTTTCACCTTAAGTCAACAGTAATTTAGGGATCTAAAATCTTGCCTTTTTTA contains:
- the LOC130988201 gene encoding kinesin-like protein KIN-13B isoform X1; protein product: MQCLSRFLQDVRNSCFMIHNIISLLTQMVGWSWRTYILYAEAQINWLVDLTEYLEKHEFVFDAVLNEEVSNDEVYHETVEPIIPIIFQRTKATCFAYGQTGSGKTYTMKPLPLRAVRDILRLIHHTYRNQGFQLFVSFFEIYGGKLFDLLSDRK
- the LOC130988201 gene encoding kinesin-like protein KIN-13B isoform X2 is translated as MQCLSRFLQDKLRLTGWYKFDDERVTKEDMKKALDELYGGEEEVDLTEYLEKHEFVFDAVLNEEVSNDEVYHETVEPIIPIIFQRTKATCFAYGQTGSGKTYTMKPLPLRAVRDILRLIHHTYRNQGFQLFVSFFEIYGGKLFDLLSDRK
- the LOC130988201 gene encoding kinesin-like protein KIN-13B isoform X3; translation: MSLRYKFDDERVTKEDMKKALDELYGGEEEVDLTEYLEKHEFVFDAVLNEEVSNDEVYHETVEPIIPIIFQRTKATCFAYGQTGSGKTYTMKPLPLRAVRDILRLIHHTYRNQGFQLFVSFFEIYGGKLFDLLSDRK
- the LOC130988201 gene encoding kinesin-like protein KIN-13B isoform X4, with product MYKFDDERVTKEDMKKALDELYGGEEEVDLTEYLEKHEFVFDAVLNEEVSNDEVYHETVEPIIPIIFQRTKATCFAYGQTGSGKTYTMKPLPLRAVRDILRLIHHTYRNQGFQLFVSFFEIYGGKLFDLLSDRK